A section of the Candidatus Thioglobus autotrophicus genome encodes:
- the der gene encoding ribosome biogenesis GTPase Der produces the protein MGLPTISLVGRPNVGKSTLFNRLSHSRQALVSDFEGLTRDRQYAEVLLDDDSETFVTIIDTGGLTNEDNEVDSGIQGQVLSALEESDVIYFIVSSRDGVIGLDLEIASRLRRLKKEVILVCNKSEGLDEIKAAEFYELGLGTPRLISAEHGQGIADLIEYTLPLLPQYQEIEEDEEEVEGIAVAVLGRPNVGKSTLINRILGEERVLAIDMPGTTRDSIYIPFEREGQKYTLIDTAGIRRKRSTHEKIEIFSIIKAIDALDRSHVVILVLDAREGVTEQDATLLGMIADKGRALLIVLNKWDGLDEYQKSEVKRKLDVKLSFVNYASVHYISALHGSGVGKLFAPIVKSYKNAGTQHSTSTLNKILEAANHGHQPPPVKGRRLKIKYVNQTDVFPPTLTFHGNHLQNVPNAYDRYLKNFFTDALKLTNTPLRCEYKSGENPFKDTKNELSARQVTKRRRLMKFIKKRKKR, from the coding sequence ATGGGCCTACCTACCATCTCTCTTGTTGGACGCCCAAATGTGGGCAAGTCTACTTTATTTAATCGACTAAGTCACTCTCGTCAAGCTCTCGTGTCTGACTTTGAAGGTTTAACACGTGATCGTCAATATGCAGAAGTTTTGCTCGATGATGACAGCGAAACATTCGTCACTATTATTGATACAGGCGGATTAACCAATGAAGACAACGAAGTCGATAGTGGCATTCAAGGGCAAGTACTAAGTGCGCTTGAAGAATCTGATGTTATCTACTTTATTGTTAGTAGTAGAGACGGTGTGATTGGCCTAGACCTAGAGATTGCCTCACGCCTAAGACGACTTAAAAAAGAAGTAATCCTTGTCTGTAACAAATCCGAGGGTTTGGATGAGATTAAGGCGGCTGAATTTTACGAGTTAGGTCTAGGAACGCCTAGACTTATCTCTGCTGAACATGGTCAAGGTATTGCTGATTTAATCGAATACACACTTCCTTTACTACCTCAATATCAAGAAATAGAAGAAGACGAGGAAGAAGTCGAGGGCATTGCAGTTGCTGTTTTAGGTAGGCCTAATGTAGGAAAATCAACCCTTATTAATCGAATCTTAGGTGAAGAAAGAGTACTAGCCATTGATATGCCTGGCACCACACGCGATAGCATTTATATCCCCTTTGAGCGTGAAGGACAAAAATACACCCTGATTGATACAGCTGGAATTAGGCGTAAACGCTCTACTCATGAAAAAATTGAAATTTTTTCTATTATTAAAGCCATTGATGCACTGGATCGATCACATGTAGTTATCTTAGTGTTAGACGCACGTGAAGGGGTTACTGAGCAAGATGCAACACTTCTAGGTATGATTGCTGATAAAGGCCGAGCACTACTTATTGTTCTTAATAAATGGGATGGTTTGGATGAATACCAAAAATCAGAAGTTAAACGTAAGCTAGATGTAAAACTCTCATTTGTCAATTATGCTAGTGTGCATTATATTTCTGCCTTGCATGGCTCAGGCGTTGGAAAATTGTTTGCACCGATTGTTAAATCCTACAAAAATGCAGGCACTCAACACTCAACCTCAACCTTGAACAAAATTCTGGAAGCGGCTAATCATGGTCATCAACCGCCACCTGTTAAAGGCAGACGATTAAAGATTAAATACGTAAACCAAACAGATGTGTTTCCACCAACACTTACCTTCCATGGAAATCATCTACAGAATGTCCCTAACGCCTATGATCGCTATTTAAAGAATTTCTTTACTGATGCACTTAAATTAACAAATACACCCTTGAGATGCGAATATAAGAGTGGAGAGAATCCATTTAAAGACACTAAGAATGAACTCAGTGCACGACAAGTAACTAAAAGGCGTCGCCTAATGAAGTTTATTAAGAAAAGAAAAAAGCGTTAG
- a CDS encoding YfgM family protein, producing MKNFIEVGKTEDEQAQQIKKWLKDNGLQIVVGIALGLGGIWGLGAYKTYQQQQSIEARSLYLNTTSTDNLTAFEALSTNHADSGYTQQAILMLAKTAVNKQDYDTALQHLSTLVDADNDLIAIVANMRMASIQFEMGKFKEALNTLDQKAPGEFNGLYSQLRGDIYVADNQIEKAKEHYKLALSQISRDSELQSLISIKLADLN from the coding sequence ATGAAAAATTTTATTGAAGTAGGCAAAACTGAAGACGAACAAGCGCAGCAAATTAAAAAATGGCTTAAAGACAATGGCTTGCAAATTGTTGTTGGTATTGCCCTTGGATTAGGCGGTATTTGGGGACTGGGCGCTTACAAAACCTACCAGCAACAACAGTCTATCGAAGCAAGATCTTTATATTTAAATACCACTTCAACAGACAACTTAACAGCTTTTGAGGCGCTAAGTACCAATCATGCTGACAGTGGATACACGCAACAAGCTATTTTAATGTTAGCTAAAACAGCTGTTAACAAGCAAGATTATGATACTGCGTTACAACATTTATCAACTCTAGTAGATGCTGATAATGATTTAATCGCCATTGTTGCTAATATGAGAATGGCTAGCATACAGTTTGAAATGGGCAAATTTAAAGAAGCACTCAACACACTAGATCAAAAAGCACCAGGCGAGTTTAACGGCCTATACAGCCAATTAAGAGGCGATATTTATGTGGCTGATAATCAAATTGAAAAAGCTAAAGAGCACTATAAGTTAGCCCTTAGCCAAATCTCTAGAGATTCAGAATTGCAAAGCTTAATCAGTATTAAGCTCGCTGACCTTAACTAA
- the hisS gene encoding histidine--tRNA ligase, with protein MSKKIQAIRGMNDLLPKDSALWAFVERTIADLFIAYGYKNIRTPVVEKTDTFCRAIGQATDIVEKEMYSWHESNGDSLSLRPEGTAGCVRMMIEHNLPREGIQKVFYQGAMFRHERPQKGRYRQFHQVGLEVFGAPDAKVDAELMMITHSLWQKLGLKNITLEINTLGSSEARASYRDILVEYFSSHKDQLDEDSLRRLESNPLRILDSKNSAMQDLINNAPKLMTHLDEESDQHFEQFKAYLKALNIDFVINTRLVRGLDYYNRTVFEWTTTDLGAQGTICAGGRYDGLVEKMGGKPTPAVGLAIGLERLILLLEAQEIDLHNQPLAIYIITPSESAQLQSMQIAGTLHESMANVIIYNDISLGSFKSQFKKADKANADFALILGEEELNNNQVSIKPLKSQEQQVALSLDEAIKYFKDYT; from the coding sequence ATGAGCAAAAAAATCCAGGCCATTCGTGGCATGAACGATCTACTACCCAAAGACTCTGCTCTTTGGGCGTTTGTAGAGCGCACTATTGCTGATTTGTTTATTGCTTATGGCTATAAAAATATTCGCACGCCTGTGGTTGAAAAAACCGACACCTTTTGTCGTGCTATTGGTCAGGCTACTGATATTGTTGAAAAGGAAATGTACTCTTGGCATGAATCTAATGGCGACTCTTTAAGTTTACGCCCTGAAGGAACTGCTGGTTGTGTACGCATGATGATCGAGCACAATCTTCCGCGTGAAGGTATTCAAAAAGTCTTCTATCAAGGTGCTATGTTTAGACATGAGCGTCCACAAAAAGGACGTTACCGCCAATTTCATCAAGTTGGGCTTGAGGTATTTGGTGCACCAGATGCAAAAGTCGATGCAGAACTGATGATGATAACGCATAGTCTATGGCAAAAACTAGGCTTAAAAAACATCACTCTTGAGATTAACACCCTAGGCTCTAGTGAAGCCAGAGCTAGCTATCGAGATATTTTAGTTGAATATTTTTCATCTCATAAAGATCAGCTTGATGAAGACAGTCTTAGACGTCTTGAAAGCAATCCACTAAGAATTCTTGATAGTAAAAATTCAGCTATGCAAGATTTAATTAACAATGCACCAAAACTCATGACGCATTTAGATGAAGAATCTGATCAGCATTTTGAGCAATTTAAAGCCTATTTAAAAGCTTTGAATATTGATTTTGTTATTAATACGCGCTTGGTTCGTGGGCTTGATTATTACAATCGAACTGTATTTGAATGGACCACAACTGACTTAGGCGCACAAGGCACGATATGTGCTGGCGGACGCTATGATGGTCTTGTTGAAAAAATGGGTGGCAAGCCAACGCCTGCTGTTGGTCTGGCTATTGGCCTAGAGCGCCTTATTTTGCTATTAGAAGCGCAAGAAATAGACTTGCACAATCAGCCGCTTGCCATTTATATTATTACGCCTAGTGAGAGCGCCCAACTCCAGTCTATGCAAATAGCCGGCACGCTGCATGAGTCTATGGCTAATGTCATTATTTATAATGACATTAGCTTGGGTAGCTTTAAAAGTCAGTTCAAAAAAGCAGACAAAGCCAATGCTGACTTTGCACTAATATTGGGCGAAGAAGAATTAAATAATAACCAAGTTAGCATTAAACCATTAAAATCTCAAGAACAGCAAGTGGCGCTAAGTCTTGACGAGGCGATTAAGTATTTTAAGGATTACACATGA
- a CDS encoding 5'-nucleotidase, which yields MADAVDPKAKNKLVIAISSRALFDLDESHQIFKQQGVEAYAQHQEENEDVVLPPGVGFSLVKKLLTLNTKKNPIDVILLSRNSADTGLRIFNSIEHYGLNISRAAFTRGESTHSLVGAFEADLFLSSNYQDVQKALESGFAAASIVGASSKGAHETQLRIAFDGDAVIFSDESEKIFQEKGIDAFEENERASANVELKAGPFKCFLKSLHKIQSAFPVENNPIRTALVTARSAPSHKRVIHTMREWGIRIDESFFLGGLDKGVFLKEFSADIFFDDQHSHCESASQYVPTGHVPNGISNS from the coding sequence ATGGCAGATGCTGTAGACCCAAAAGCTAAAAACAAACTGGTTATTGCCATTTCATCCAGAGCATTGTTTGATTTAGATGAATCACATCAAATCTTCAAACAGCAAGGGGTTGAAGCTTATGCTCAGCACCAAGAAGAAAACGAAGATGTGGTTTTACCCCCTGGTGTTGGATTCTCTTTGGTTAAAAAACTACTGACGCTTAATACCAAAAAAAACCCCATTGATGTTATTTTGCTTTCTAGAAATAGTGCGGACACAGGGTTGCGTATTTTTAACTCAATTGAGCATTACGGCCTTAATATCTCTCGTGCAGCGTTTACTCGTGGCGAAAGCACGCACAGCTTAGTGGGTGCTTTTGAGGCAGATTTATTCTTGTCAAGTAATTATCAAGACGTGCAAAAGGCACTAGAATCTGGCTTTGCTGCTGCCTCTATTGTTGGCGCAAGCTCCAAAGGAGCCCATGAAACTCAACTAAGAATTGCCTTTGATGGCGACGCGGTTATCTTCTCGGACGAATCTGAGAAAATATTTCAAGAAAAAGGTATTGATGCTTTTGAAGAAAACGAAAGAGCGTCTGCCAATGTAGAGCTTAAAGCGGGCCCGTTTAAGTGTTTTTTAAAATCATTACACAAAATCCAATCTGCCTTTCCCGTTGAAAACAACCCCATTCGAACCGCACTCGTCACTGCCCGCTCCGCCCCTTCGCATAAGCGCGTTATTCATACAATGCGTGAATGGGGTATTCGCATCGACGAATCGTTCTTTTTAGGCGGACTAGATAAAGGTGTTTTCTTAAAAGAATTTAGCGCCGATATTTTCTTTGATGATCAGCATTCACATTGCGAATCAGCCTCGCAATATGTGCCCACTGGGCATGTTCCTAACGGAATTTCTAATTCATGA
- a CDS encoding DUF1249 domain-containing protein yields MDLDAQYLHHLYNSRQAKTYSDVSKLFESNYQKILKIIPLIEQTAHTSIIRHSNCPDLHLIVEQRFTHTGIFTLTHVLKDTTHKPDIKFKVYFDAKLVEVLSVCNETMLNSKHPYLTQCSDLNIQWELNLFIERWLDYCLNQYQGKSWQML; encoded by the coding sequence ATGGATTTAGACGCTCAATATTTGCATCATTTATACAATTCTCGTCAAGCGAAGACTTATAGTGACGTTTCAAAATTGTTTGAATCAAATTATCAAAAAATACTAAAAATCATTCCGCTTATTGAGCAAACAGCACATACAAGTATTATTCGCCATTCTAATTGCCCCGATCTACATTTGATTGTTGAACAGCGCTTTACTCATACGGGTATTTTTACTTTAACACATGTTCTTAAAGACACTACTCACAAGCCTGATATTAAATTCAAAGTATATTTTGATGCAAAACTTGTCGAAGTGCTGTCGGTTTGTAACGAAACTATGTTGAATAGCAAGCACCCTTATTTAACCCAATGTAGTGATCTGAATATACAATGGGAACTCAATCTATTCATTGAAAGATGGCTAGACTATTGTTTGAACCAATATCAAGGAAAATCATGGCAGATGCTGTAG
- a CDS encoding metallophosphoesterase, which produces MPKLIQISDCHIDDQPMVMGVDSQHNLQLVAQRIKEIESDGVLISGDLTHQGTLNSYQTLKEILRPIKQPIFVIGGNHDQADNLEKIFKKSLFKSFKLANWEIINIDSVQAKKTHGLVTQSALLELDQACLNSDAAHIMIVLHHPIVPMNSSWDDALSLTNPQDLFQVLDKHSKIRLITFGHAHEAAEFSHLGITILSCPSTALQFNQAPLKGALKRKNRIGFNELELNENGTINFKTQWI; this is translated from the coding sequence GTGCCTAAACTAATTCAAATAAGTGATTGCCATATTGACGACCAACCCATGGTCATGGGGGTTGACTCTCAACACAATCTTCAGTTAGTGGCACAACGAATCAAAGAGATTGAATCTGATGGCGTATTAATCAGTGGTGATTTAACACATCAAGGCACACTCAATTCTTACCAAACTTTAAAAGAAATACTCCGCCCCATTAAGCAGCCAATTTTTGTCATTGGCGGCAATCATGACCAAGCAGACAATCTCGAAAAAATCTTTAAAAAAAGCTTGTTTAAAAGCTTTAAACTAGCCAATTGGGAAATTATTAACATTGATTCGGTGCAGGCAAAAAAGACTCACGGCCTAGTGACTCAATCAGCGCTTTTAGAGCTTGATCAAGCTTGTTTAAATTCTGATGCGGCGCATATCATGATTGTTTTGCATCACCCTATTGTGCCGATGAACAGCAGCTGGGATGACGCACTATCATTAACAAATCCTCAAGATTTATTTCAAGTATTAGATAAACACTCTAAAATACGCCTAATTACCTTTGGTCATGCGCATGAGGCGGCTGAATTTTCTCACTTAGGTATAACAATCTTATCATGTCCGTCCACTGCTCTACAATTTAACCAAGCACCTCTCAAGGGAGCATTAAAAAGAAAAAATAGAATCGGCTTTAATGAGCTTGAGCTTAATGAAAACGGCACAATTAATTTTAAAACACAATGGATTTAG
- the alr gene encoding alanine racemase — translation MQAVAAISQSALAHNLTVVHTHAPQAKVVSMVKSDAYGHHLDLITPLFAADMLAVSELSEARRLRPLTQKPILLLPGVFTEEDLQEAIQLNCHLVFHDLAQLAILISSKHPVKLWIKVDTGMRRLGIATQSLPDVLSQLDNHEHIQIKCIMSHFACADEPMHPKNIQQLDIFNQLDTKDFYRSMANSASIISRAKSHFDYVRPGIMLYGASPFTNIDEQLMPVMELSAPILSLKTIKAGETVGYGATWKASKDTRIAIIGIGYGDGYPRHAKNGTPVLINGALCALAGRVSMDLICVDIKQTSAKIGDRAILWGNVKLRVETVASYSQTIAYELLTGVSARVTFTQCA, via the coding sequence ATGCAAGCCGTAGCCGCTATTTCTCAATCAGCCTTGGCTCATAATTTAACAGTTGTTCACACGCATGCACCGCAGGCAAAGGTGGTTAGCATGGTTAAATCGGATGCTTATGGCCATCACCTTGACTTAATTACACCTTTATTTGCGGCTGACATGTTGGCGGTTAGCGAGCTAAGTGAGGCTCGAAGATTGCGTCCATTGACGCAAAAACCTATCTTATTGCTACCGGGTGTTTTTACTGAAGAAGACTTGCAAGAAGCTATTCAACTAAACTGCCATTTAGTTTTTCATGACCTTGCGCAATTAGCAATTCTCATCAGTAGCAAGCATCCTGTTAAACTATGGATTAAAGTCGATACCGGCATGCGCCGTCTAGGGATTGCAACACAAAGCCTGCCAGATGTTTTAAGCCAGTTGGACAACCATGAGCATATTCAAATTAAATGCATCATGAGCCATTTTGCCTGTGCTGATGAGCCTATGCATCCTAAAAATATCCAACAATTAGATATTTTTAATCAGCTCGACACGAAAGACTTTTATCGATCGATGGCTAATTCAGCCTCGATTATAAGCCGAGCTAAATCACATTTTGATTATGTACGTCCAGGCATTATGCTGTATGGCGCTTCGCCTTTTACCAATATTGACGAACAACTCATGCCGGTGATGGAATTGTCTGCACCCATTCTTAGCTTGAAAACAATCAAAGCTGGGGAAACTGTCGGCTATGGCGCCACTTGGAAAGCCAGCAAAGACACGCGCATTGCTATTATTGGTATTGGCTATGGTGACGGTTATCCTCGCCATGCAAAAAATGGCACACCTGTACTCATCAATGGTGCTTTATGCGCACTGGCAGGGCGTGTATCCATGGATCTGATTTGTGTTGATATTAAACAGACCAGCGCCAAAATTGGCGATCGCGCCATCTTGTGGGGAAATGTTAAACTACGCGTTGAAACTGTTGCTTCTTATAGCCAGACAATTGCATACGAACTACTAACGGGCGTTAGTGCTCGCGTAACCTTTACTCAGTGTGCCTAA
- the dnaB gene encoding replicative DNA helicase, translating into MNIENVKIPPNSIDSEQSVLGGLLLHNDAWDQVADILTGVDFYNASHRIIFEAISTLLQHDQPADILTVKEHVKKTGHEETIGGFVYLAQIAENTPSISNIEAYAKHVRELSVYRQLIIASHEIADTAYNPKDMEVQHLIDLSEKKIFEIAEQVTRGKQDVVNVKDIIKDVVNRVHEMQETEGVTGLETGFTELDKITSGLQNGDLIIVAGRPSMGKTAFSMNIVEHVAITAKEPKPVAVFSLEMPTESLVMRMITSFGHIKGENLKDTMTETDWNSFNHAVLALEKSTVLIDETPSITPTEIRAKCRRLKRQYPDLSLIMVDYLQLMVVHGKSDNRVQEISEISRSLKALAKEINVPVIALSQLNRGVESRPKAGKGRMPQMSDLRESGSIEQDADIIAFIYRDQQYHDDSYSNPEEIGKADLQIAKHRNGSTGRLKLAFIGEYARFEDLANEDQFQGMPDEQMDAAYNNNMSNFDQEPF; encoded by the coding sequence ATGAACATCGAAAACGTTAAAATTCCGCCTAATTCTATTGACTCCGAACAATCTGTTTTGGGTGGCCTACTACTACATAACGATGCCTGGGATCAGGTGGCAGATATTTTAACGGGGGTTGATTTTTATAATGCTTCGCATCGAATCATTTTCGAAGCGATCTCCACCCTATTGCAACATGATCAACCTGCTGACATTTTAACGGTTAAAGAGCATGTTAAAAAAACAGGCCATGAAGAGACTATTGGTGGCTTTGTTTATTTGGCACAAATTGCAGAAAACACGCCAAGTATTTCTAACATTGAAGCTTACGCCAAGCACGTACGCGAGCTTAGTGTTTATCGACAGCTTATTATTGCCAGTCACGAAATTGCCGATACGGCGTACAATCCAAAAGATATGGAAGTTCAGCACCTAATCGACCTATCTGAAAAGAAAATATTTGAAATTGCTGAACAAGTTACCCGTGGCAAGCAAGATGTTGTTAACGTTAAAGATATTATCAAAGATGTGGTCAATCGCGTTCATGAAATGCAAGAAACTGAAGGGGTTACCGGCTTAGAAACAGGATTTACCGAACTAGATAAAATCACCTCTGGCTTACAAAATGGTGATTTAATTATTGTTGCTGGACGCCCTTCCATGGGTAAGACAGCTTTTTCAATGAATATTGTTGAGCATGTCGCTATTACCGCTAAAGAGCCTAAGCCTGTAGCGGTCTTTAGCTTGGAGATGCCGACAGAGTCATTAGTCATGCGCATGATTACTTCGTTTGGTCATATTAAAGGTGAAAATCTTAAAGACACTATGACGGAAACTGATTGGAATAGCTTTAATCATGCAGTATTGGCACTTGAAAAATCAACCGTCTTAATTGATGAAACCCCTTCTATCACCCCAACTGAAATCAGGGCAAAATGTCGCCGCTTAAAGCGCCAATATCCTGATCTATCCCTGATCATGGTGGACTATTTACAACTCATGGTTGTACACGGCAAGAGTGATAACCGCGTTCAAGAAATTTCAGAAATTTCTCGCTCTCTAAAAGCACTAGCTAAAGAGATTAATGTGCCAGTGATCGCCCTTTCACAGCTTAACCGTGGTGTAGAATCGCGCCCTAAAGCGGGCAAAGGGCGCATGCCGCAAATGTCAGACTTACGTGAATCTGGCTCTATTGAGCAAGATGCAGATATTATTGCCTTTATCTATCGTGATCAACAATATCATGACGATTCTTATTCAAATCCCGAAGAAATAGGCAAAGCAGACTTACAAATTGCTAAGCATAGAAACGGCTCTACTGGCAGACTAAAGCTAGCCTTTATTGGTGAGTATGCGCGTTTTGAAGATTTGGCTAACGAAGACCAGTTCCAAGGTATGCCTGATGAGCAAATGGACGCCGCCTACAACAACAACATGTCTAACTTCGACCAAGAGCCTTTCTAG
- the rplI gene encoding 50S ribosomal protein L9 — protein MQVILLETIQKVGALGELANVKAGYARNFLIPQGKAKPATKANLAEFETIKAGLEAKEAATLKEAQAVEAKMTGTVCTISANAGDEGKLFGSITTADISASLASAGFEVEKRNVNMPEAIRHIGEYDVSVTLHSSISVAIKVVIEAQEEE, from the coding sequence ATGCAAGTAATTTTATTAGAAACCATTCAGAAAGTAGGCGCCCTAGGCGAACTTGCTAATGTTAAAGCGGGTTATGCACGTAACTTTTTAATCCCTCAAGGTAAAGCTAAGCCGGCGACTAAAGCCAACTTAGCTGAATTTGAAACTATTAAAGCTGGTTTAGAAGCTAAAGAAGCTGCTACTCTTAAAGAGGCGCAAGCTGTTGAAGCTAAGATGACTGGCACTGTTTGTACTATTAGTGCAAATGCGGGCGACGAAGGCAAGCTATTCGGCTCTATCACTACAGCTGATATTTCAGCTAGCTTAGCTAGTGCTGGATTTGAAGTTGAAAAACGTAACGTTAATATGCCAGAAGCTATTCGCCATATAGGTGAGTACGATGTTAGCGTAACTCTACATTCTTCAATTTCAGTTGCCATTAAAGTGGTTATTGAGGCGCAAGAAGAAGAGTAA
- the rpsR gene encoding 30S ribosomal protein S18, producing MAKQQKRKRRPQIKVNTFCRFTAAGVEKIDYKDVDTLLKNIDESGKITPSRMTGTSAKFQRQLTTAIKRARFLALIPYTDKHKK from the coding sequence ATGGCTAAGCAACAAAAGAGAAAGCGTAGACCTCAAATTAAAGTAAACACTTTTTGTCGTTTTACAGCAGCAGGTGTTGAAAAAATTGACTATAAAGATGTTGATACATTATTAAAGAATATTGATGAAAGTGGCAAGATCACACCATCAAGAATGACAGGTACTAGCGCTAAATTTCAGCGTCAGTTAACAACTGCCATTAAGAGAGCTAGATTTTTAGCCCTGATTCCTTACACTGATAAGCACAAGAAATAG
- the rpsF gene encoding 30S ribosomal protein S6: protein MRHYEITLIVHPDQSAQVSTMMDNYKEIITTGGGQIHREEDWGRKHLAYPIDKIYKAHYLSMNIECDQDTLDKLNYNFRFNDAVLRNLIISENGAITEPSIMMTAKDEDKKPVRR from the coding sequence TTACACTTATTGTGCACCCTGACCAATCGGCTCAAGTAAGCACAATGATGGATAACTACAAAGAGATCATTACCACTGGTGGTGGACAAATTCATAGAGAAGAAGATTGGGGTCGTAAGCACCTAGCTTACCCAATTGACAAAATCTATAAAGCTCACTACTTATCAATGAATATTGAATGTGATCAAGATACGCTTGATAAGCTTAACTATAACTTCCGTTTTAATGATGCAGTTCTTAGAAATTTAATTATTTCTGAAAATGGCGCAATTACTGAACCTTCGATCATGATGACCGCTAAAGACGAAGATAAAAAACCCGTTAGACGATAG